A window of the Camelus ferus isolate YT-003-E chromosome 22, BCGSAC_Cfer_1.0, whole genome shotgun sequence genome harbors these coding sequences:
- the EIF4E1B gene encoding eukaryotic translation initiation factor 4E type 1B, with translation MSEQLAPAPAPAPSSELLQSAGDAEGGNKNWRKDKEEKEEEEAAAGALVGEEALCAPTALLSLSRKAPDQGPTESKLELHPLLSRWALWFFKNDRSRAWQDNLHLVTKFDTVEDFWAMYSNIQLASKLSSGCDYALFKDGIEPMWEDSRNKRGGRWLVSLAKQQRHSELDHLWLETLLFLIGESFEEHSWEVCGAVINIRAKGDKIAVWTREAENQAGVLHIGRVYKERLGLSSKTIIGYQAHADTATKSNSLAKNKFVV, from the exons ATGAGTGAGCAGctggccccggccccagccccagccccatcctctgAGCTGCTCCAGTCG GCTGGAGATGCTGAGGGGGGGAACAAAAACTGGAGGAAagacaaggaggagaaagaagaagaggaggcggcagCAGGGGCgctggtgggagaggaggctcTGTGCGCTCCCACGGCGCTGCTGTCCCTGAGCAGGAAGGCCCCGGACCAGGGCCCCACGGAGAGCAAGCTGGAGTTGCACCCGCTGCTGAGCAG GTGGGCTCTGTGGTTCTTCAAGAATGACCGTAGCCGGGCCTGGCAGGACAACCTGCATCTGGTCACCAAGTTTGACACCGTGGAGGACTTCTGGGC GATGTACAGCAACATCCAGCTGGCCAGTAAGCTCTCCTCCGGCTGTGACTACGCCCTGTTCAAG GATGGCATTGAGCCCATGTGGGAAGACAGCAGGAATAAGCGCGGTGGCCGCTGGCTGGTCAGCCTCGCCAAGCAGCAGCGCCACAGCGAGCTGGACCACCTGTGGCTGGAGACC CTGCTGTTTCTGATCGGGGAGAGCTTTGAGGAGCACAGCTGGGAGGTGTGTGGGGCCGTCATCAACATCCGAGCCAAGGGGGACAAGATTGCCGTGTGGACCAGGGAGGCGGAGAACCAGGCGGGCGTGCTGCACATCGG GCGTGTCTACAAAGAGCGCCTGGGCCTCTCCTCAAAGACCATCATTGGGTACCAGGCCCATGCAGACACGGCCACCAAGAGCAACTCTCTGGCCAAGAACAAGTTTGTGGTGTGA